The Nothobranchius furzeri strain GRZ-AD chromosome 6, NfurGRZ-RIMD1, whole genome shotgun sequence genome includes a region encoding these proteins:
- the LOC107392675 gene encoding inositol 1,4,5-trisphosphate receptor-interacting protein: MMQETMLRVFVVALGLLLCPRDNPTVEDWDEVRGSQKHEETLQSGEEKLDSPTKRAGVKMTESDKTGLQGDELWSRSDQHAVDEDKRSNVTQQGHDQKLPNKNASNQSGESLQEKVDIKPKTEENGKDIQTNSSLKEAGSLQGHRNPEDGGSGSEELESHLPHIEEAEVSAQWEKDDLWFVWNTFSIISVIRFFSKYLRKNSQTNQEERFPSGCRAAEAPLPDADTLHHFYKSCVQLSAEKTWRDGEFLEGFVNDLLGAMRTICENSSSMVMEDFHVVSASDIIVPLSPPEPFGLQRRLWDYHASDRTVDHLQVCGRIKLVEEKKIQNGCHCQSSAAADGDDTVCLLHCSSEKVETKPVDVCDGLLCSKSTPYLSKSKVSRWFQSNIKQAWAQISHKYEFELHIRYMDAPGALVIRFRSGRKIRFNVNPVIKFNSEAHFFITPGCSGELDTLWTLSLTNYEDRLLEHLSKRLPENSCHNQTLGIAYFLHKRQSALSGSSALTDSHFKTAFMHLLLTKKVSEWRPDFVACRLRDLLDFMEKSLEKKLLAHILIGNPLAKVIELPVEITKAKPVNVFQPLVEHNCFYINSLMHFQEMLRNAHMLIHDCVAQRTNRAKSEMFQSPC; the protein is encoded by the coding sequence ATGATGCAAGAAACGATGCTGCGAGTGTTTGTGGTGGCGTTGGGCCTTCTCCTGTGTCCGCGAGACAACCCCACAGTCGAGGACTGGGATGAAGTCCGCGGTTCGCAGAAGCATGAAGAGACTCTGCAGAGCGGGGAAGAGAAACTAGACTCACCAACGAAACGTGCCGGTGTTAAGATGACAGAAAGTGACAAGACCGGGCTTCAAGGTGACGAGCTATGGAGTCGGTCTGATCAACACGCCGTCGATGAGGATAAAAGGTCTAATGTCACCCAGCAAGGACACGATCAGAAATTACCAAATAAAAATGCTTCTAATCAATCTGGAGAAAGTCTGCAAGAAAAAGTGGACATTAAACCAAAGACTGAGGAAAATGGAAAAGACATCCAGACTAACAGCTCCCTTAAAGAGGCGGGGAGTCTCCAGGGACACAGGAACCCCGAGGACGGCGGTTCTGGCTCTGAAGAACTGGAATCACATCTTCCGCACATCGAGGAAGCAGAAGTGTCTGCACAGTGGGAGAAGGATGACCTCTGGTTCGTCTGGAACACATTCTCCATCATTTCCGTCATCCGTTTCTTTAGCAAATACCTGAGGAAGAATTCCCAAACCAACCAAGAGGAGCGCTTCCCTTCAGGATGCAGAGCGGCTGAAGCCCCGCTACCTGACGCAGACACTCTGCATCATTTCTACAAAAGCTGCGTTCAGCTCTCAGCTGAGAAGACGTGGAGGGACGGGGAGTTTCTGGAAGGATTTGTAAACGACCTTTTAGGCGCCATGAGGACCATctgtgaaaacagcagcagcatggtGATGGAGGACTTCCATGTGGTGAGTGCATCTGACATCATCGTCCCTTTGTCTCCACCTGAGCCGTTCGGTCTCCAGCGTCGGCTCTGGGACTACCATGCAAGCGACCGGACGGTGGATCATCTGCAAGTCTGTGGTCGAATCAAACTAGTGGAAGAGAAGAAAATCCAAAATGGCTGCCACTGTCAGTCCTCTGCTGCCGCGGACGGGGACGACACGGTCTGCTTGCTGCACTGCAGCAGTGAGAAAGTTGAGACGAAACCCGTGGATGTTTGTGACGGCCTTCTGTGCTCCAAGAGCACTCCCTACCTGTCAAAGTCAAAGGTCAGCAGGTGGTTCCAGAGCAACATCAAACAGGCGTGGGCACAGATTTCACACAAGTATGAATTCGAGCTCCACATCCGCTACATGGATGCTCCCGGTGCTCTGGTGATTCGATTCAGATCAGGGAGAAAGATCCGCTTCAATGTGAATCCAGTGATTAAATTCAACTCCGAGGCTCATTTCTTCATCACACCTGGGTGCTCCGGAGAGCTGGACACATTATGGACTCTCTCTCTGACAAACTACGAAGACCGCCTCTTAGAGCACCTCTCCAAACGACTCCCTGAAAACTCCTGCCACAACCAGACTCTTGGAATTGCCTACTTTCTTCACAAGAGACAATCAGCATTGTCAGGAAGCTCTGCGCTGACGGATTCCCACTTCAAAACTGCATTTATGCACCTTCTGTTGACCAAAAAGGTGTCCGAGTGGAGGCCAGACTTTGTGGCTTGCAGACTACGAGACCTGCTAGACTTCATGGAGAAGAGCCTCGAGAAGAAGCTGCTGGCCCACATTCTCATTGGTAACCCTTTGGCGAAGGTCATTGAGCTTCCTGTGGAGATCACCAAAGCAAAGCCAGTCAATGTCTTCCAGCCCCTCGTTGAGCACAACTGTTTTTATATAAACAGCCTGATGCATTTCCAGGAGATGCTTCGAAACGCACACATGCTGATACACGACTGCGTTGCTCAACGTACAAACAGAGCCAAATCGGAGATGTTTCAAAGTCCATGCTAG
- the calhm1b gene encoding calcium homeostasis modulator 1 yields MDKFRMMFQFLQSNQESFMNGICGIMALASAQMYSAFEFSCPCMPEHNYSYGIGLLVVPPIWFFLLGFVLNNNVSVLAEEWKRPTGRRSKDSTILRYMFCSITQRSLIAPAVWVSVTLMDGKSFLCAFSIDLDIERFGNYSFVRGMSETEKFKLLARIPCKDLFEHQELRVAASRYIKCISQACGWMFLLMMTFTAFLIRAIRPCFTQAAFLKTKYWSHYIDIERKMFDETCKEHAKSFAKVCIHQYFENISGEMQSLHRHHANKDDREEDDRSDEDKLLGIRAQDDMNKVLWNWHTCKPALALRKDQMDDDNEKLNGRINGAVNGLANGHAHNVEKKEWAVYYSKV; encoded by the exons ATGGATAAGTTTCGTAtgatgttccagttcctccagtcCAACCAGGAGTCCTTTATGAATGGGATTTGTGGGATCATGGCACTCGCAAGTGCCCAGATGTACTCCGCCTTTGAGTTCAGCTGCCCCTGCATGCCGGAGCACAACTACTCCTACGGCATCGGGCTCCTCGTCGTCCCTCCCATCTGGTTCTTCCTGTTGGGTTTCGTCTTGAACAATAATGTGTCGGTGCTCGCTGAGGAGTGGAAAAGACCCACCGGGAGACGTTCGAAGGATTCGACAATCCTGCGCTACATGTTCTGCTCCATCACGCAGAGATCCCTGATCGCTCCGGCCGTCTGGGTGTCGGTTACGCTCATGgacgggaagagcttcctctgtgCGTTCAGCATCGACCTGGACATAGAGAGGTTTGGGAATTACAGCTTCGTTAGAGGGATGTCAGAGACGGAGAAATTTAAACTGTTGGCAAGGATTCCCTGCAAAGACCTGTTTGAGCACCAGGAGCTGAGGGTGGCTGCATCCCGTTACATCAAGTGTATCTCACAG GCATGCGGGTGGATGTTCCTGCTCATGATGACCTTCACTGCCTTCCTGATCCGAGCGATCAGACCGTGTTTCACCCAAGCGGCTTTCCTCAAAACCAAGTACTGGTCTCATTACATCGACATCGAGCGCAAGATGTTCGACGAGACCTGCAAGGAGCACGCCAAAAGCTTCGCCAAAGTTTGCATCCACCAGTACTTTGAGAACATCAGCGGAGAGATGCAAAGCCTTCACCGTCACCATGCCAACAAGGATGACAGAGAAGAAGATGACAGGAGCGATGAAGACAAGCTGTTGGGTATCCGGGCCCAGGATGATATGAACAAAGTTCTGTGGAACTGGCACACCTGCAAGCCGGCTCTGGCCCTGAGGAAGGACCAGATGGACGATGACAATGAGAAATTGAATGGAAGGATTAATGGAGCTGTGAATGGGCTTGCAAATGGTCACGCCCACAACGTAGAGAAAAAGGAATGGGCCGTGTATTACAGTAAGGTCTGA